A single Streptomyces mirabilis DNA region contains:
- a CDS encoding magnesium transporter MgtE N-terminal domain-containing protein, with protein sequence MSTTARLRDRRVHLERRATASRAVRASLVSLAGLIGAPVTHQAGEEVGRVVDVVARLYGPEPYPPVTGLIIRIGRRRAFLPADALEKVHAGHVRLRSARVDLRDFARRPGEVLLARDVLDHQLVDVDGVQVTRAADLYLAPLVDKVVLVGVDVSLPTLLRRLGPRRWQARPTPERVLDWQSVAPFAEQATDGPAEVRLRASRSALHRLRPADLADILEDLGRSERQQLLGWLEPEQAADALEEMEPAELENLLREARPEHAARLVDEMEPDEAADALRDLTPDERETLLTRMPTAEAAELRRLLTHREGTAGGAMTTVLITTTKDRTIAQVRAALAAEAEHRTEIDAVAVLDDDGRLIGDISLFDVAVADDTATVADLVVWLAQFGPPAVVRPDTRLAEAADQLVAARASSLLVVDDAERPLGRILADDILDAVLPERGRLHFRRFLQ encoded by the coding sequence ATGTCCACCACGGCCCGCCTGCGCGACCGCAGAGTCCATCTGGAACGCCGCGCCACCGCCTCCAGGGCGGTCCGCGCCTCCCTCGTCTCGCTGGCCGGGCTGATCGGCGCCCCGGTCACCCACCAGGCCGGCGAGGAGGTCGGCCGCGTCGTGGACGTGGTCGCCCGGCTCTACGGACCCGAGCCGTACCCGCCGGTCACCGGCCTGATCATCCGTATCGGCCGACGGCGGGCGTTCCTGCCCGCGGACGCGCTGGAGAAGGTGCACGCCGGTCATGTGCGGCTGCGGTCCGCGCGCGTGGACCTGCGCGACTTCGCCCGCCGCCCCGGTGAGGTGCTGCTCGCCCGGGACGTACTGGACCACCAACTCGTCGACGTGGACGGCGTGCAGGTCACCCGGGCCGCCGACCTGTACCTCGCACCGCTCGTCGACAAGGTGGTGCTGGTCGGTGTGGACGTCTCCCTGCCGACCCTGCTGCGGCGGCTGGGCCCGCGCCGCTGGCAGGCCAGGCCGACCCCGGAACGGGTGCTGGACTGGCAGTCCGTGGCGCCGTTCGCCGAGCAGGCCACCGACGGCCCCGCCGAGGTACGGCTGCGCGCCTCCCGCTCCGCGTTGCACCGGCTGCGCCCGGCCGACCTCGCCGACATCCTCGAGGACCTCGGCCGCAGCGAGCGCCAGCAACTGCTGGGCTGGCTGGAGCCGGAGCAGGCCGCCGACGCCCTGGAGGAGATGGAACCGGCCGAGCTGGAGAACCTGCTGCGCGAGGCCCGCCCCGAGCACGCCGCCCGGCTGGTGGACGAGATGGAACCGGACGAGGCCGCCGACGCCCTGCGCGACCTCACCCCCGACGAACGCGAGACCCTGCTCACGCGCATGCCCACCGCCGAGGCGGCCGAGCTGCGGAGACTGCTGACCCACCGTGAGGGCACCGCGGGCGGCGCGATGACGACCGTGCTGATCACCACGACGAAGGACCGGACCATCGCCCAGGTACGGGCGGCTCTGGCCGCCGAGGCCGAGCACCGTACCGAGATCGACGCGGTCGCGGTGCTCGACGACGACGGCCGCCTGATCGGCGACATCTCCCTGTTCGACGTGGCGGTGGCCGACGACACCGCCACGGTGGCCGATCTGGTGGTCTGGCTGGCCCAGTTCGGGCCGCCCGCCGTCGTACGCCCCGACACCCGCCTGGCCGAGGCCGCCGACCAGCTCGTCGCCGCCCGCGCCTCCTCGCTCCTCGTCGTGGACGACGCCGAGCGCCCGCTCGGCCGGATCCTGGCCGACGACATCCTCGACGCCGTGCTGCCCGAGCGCGGCCGGCTGCACTTCCGGAGGTTCCTGCAGTGA
- a CDS encoding acyltransferase family protein has product MSRDRYVDFLRAWAIGLVVLGHWLITALVREPDGEIRAPELLATVPWTQWLTLGFQIMPLFFLAGGHAAGGSWTRARAAGGTAAGWVGARALRLLLPAAVYSCLVLSAVGICSTVGVDPNTLELVGWAMAMQFWFLPVYLLLSALTPPLHAAHRRWGLLVPVAMGAVALVADTLVVTVHTPYVGLLDYVLVWGVAYQLGFCWRDGLLTERRPLPAALAAGGGLAFTALITLGPFPVSLILVTGQTPSNTDPPSAAMLAWAVAQVGLCLLAAPAVRRLLDRERVWRAVRPVGGASMTLYLWHMLPVLIVAAAFYLTGLAPEPTLGSVAWWGLRLPWLLVLGVVLTGVVRALRPLERGPALLYERTRPDPDSPRLWLTWLGLAASVTALTRFATRGFAPDGRFPVLPALGLLLGTTLLTTPRRTTVRQNPEKPKETLGEAA; this is encoded by the coding sequence ATGAGCAGAGACCGCTATGTCGACTTCCTGCGTGCGTGGGCGATCGGCCTGGTGGTGCTCGGCCACTGGCTGATCACCGCCCTGGTCCGGGAGCCGGACGGAGAGATCCGCGCGCCGGAGCTGCTGGCGACCGTGCCCTGGACCCAGTGGCTGACGCTGGGGTTTCAGATCATGCCGCTGTTCTTCCTCGCCGGGGGCCATGCGGCGGGCGGCAGTTGGACACGGGCCCGGGCGGCGGGCGGTACGGCCGCCGGGTGGGTCGGAGCGCGGGCGCTGCGGCTGCTGCTTCCGGCCGCCGTGTACAGCTGTCTTGTGCTGTCCGCCGTAGGGATCTGCTCGACGGTCGGCGTGGACCCGAACACCCTTGAGCTGGTGGGCTGGGCGATGGCGATGCAGTTCTGGTTCCTTCCGGTGTATCTGCTGCTCAGCGCACTGACCCCGCCGCTGCACGCGGCGCACCGGCGCTGGGGGCTCCTCGTCCCGGTGGCGATGGGCGCGGTCGCCCTCGTGGCCGACACCCTGGTGGTGACGGTGCACACGCCGTACGTCGGACTGCTCGACTACGTGCTCGTCTGGGGCGTGGCCTACCAACTGGGTTTCTGCTGGCGGGACGGCCTGCTGACGGAGCGCCGGCCGCTCCCGGCCGCGCTGGCGGCGGGCGGCGGACTGGCCTTCACCGCGCTGATCACCCTCGGGCCGTTCCCGGTCAGTCTGATCCTGGTGACCGGGCAGACCCCCAGCAACACCGATCCGCCGTCGGCGGCGATGCTGGCGTGGGCGGTGGCCCAGGTCGGTCTGTGCCTGCTGGCCGCGCCCGCGGTACGACGGCTGCTGGACCGCGAGCGGGTGTGGCGGGCGGTGCGCCCCGTGGGCGGTGCCAGCATGACGCTGTATTTGTGGCACATGCTGCCGGTGCTGATCGTCGCCGCCGCGTTCTATCTGACCGGCCTCGCGCCCGAACCCACGCTCGGGTCCGTGGCCTGGTGGGGACTCCGGTTGCCGTGGCTCCTCGTGCTCGGCGTCGTCCTGACCGGTGTCGTGCGGGCGCTGCGTCCCCTGGAGCGCGGGCCGGCCCTCCTCTACGAACGGACTCGCCCGGATCCCGACTCGCCCCGCCTGTGGCTGACCTGGCTCGGCCTCGCGGCGAGCGTCACCGCCCTGACCCGCTTCGCCACCCGGGGCTTCGCACCCGACGGCCGGTTCCCCGTACTGCCCGCGCTGGGGCTGCTGTTGGGCACGACACTGTTGACGACCCCTCGACGGACGACAGTCCGTCAGAACCCGGAGAAGCCCAAGGAGACACTGGGGGAAGCCGCCTGA
- a CDS encoding family 43 glycosylhydrolase, whose amino-acid sequence MRPRRRLRRCPRLRLRRSPSSPAGRRVLRPARRPRSKRRTPPAGGRARSRGPPRSAGGYFEWFPGVPVHRSTDLVHWDPADHILDRTDPLDLRGVPDSADVWAPSLSYHEGRF is encoded by the coding sequence ATGCGACCCCGTCGACGCCTACGTCGGTGTCCCCGCCTCCGGCTCCGCCGAAGTCCATCGTCGCCCGCAGGGCGGCGAGTACTTCGTCCCGCCCGGAGACCCCGGTCGAAGCGTCGAACACCTCCGGCGGGTGGGAGAGCTCGCTCGAGGGGGCCTCCGCGATCGGCTGGCGGGTACTTCGAATGGTTCCCGGGCGTGCCCGTGCACCGCTCGACGGATCTCGTCCACTGGGATCCGGCCGACCACATCCTGGATCGCACCGACCCCCTCGACCTGCGGGGCGTCCCGGACTCGGCGGACGTGTGGGCCCCCTCGCTCTCGTACCACGAGGGCCGGTTCTGA
- a CDS encoding LacI family DNA-binding transcriptional regulator has protein sequence MTRKSITDAGSRRTIRDVAARAGVSASTVSRVLGGDYPVSTATRTRVMRAVRELDYVADARAKAIAGAGTPTLAFVLEDITGPSFAHMAHGVEREATRLGHLCLVCSTDGDAEHELEFIEMMRAQRAAAVILVGGATDTAEYRARMARIADSLASAGSRLVLCGRPPLDPGTPVTVIEYDNEGGAYALCAHVLAQGHRRVLFLGGKPDSTTALGRERGYLAAHRARGLEPDPALRPTGDFTRDSGHRLMRRALEQDLDFTAVMASTDMVASGALTALHEAGLRVPADVSLVGYDDIPFARDLHPPLTTVHVPYEELGRLAVRTALGRTPDAPNEHLLLGTHVVVRDSVAGPAGGARR, from the coding sequence ATGACGAGGAAGAGCATCACGGACGCCGGGAGCCGGCGCACGATCCGGGACGTAGCGGCCCGCGCGGGGGTGTCCGCGTCGACGGTGTCGCGGGTGCTCGGCGGCGATTACCCGGTGAGCACGGCGACGCGTACCCGGGTGATGCGGGCGGTCCGTGAGCTGGACTATGTGGCCGACGCCCGCGCCAAGGCGATCGCCGGGGCCGGCACACCGACGCTCGCGTTCGTCCTCGAGGACATCACCGGGCCGTCGTTCGCGCACATGGCGCACGGCGTGGAGCGCGAGGCGACCCGGCTCGGCCATCTGTGCTTGGTGTGCAGCACGGACGGCGATGCCGAACACGAGCTGGAGTTCATCGAGATGATGCGCGCCCAGCGGGCCGCCGCGGTGATCCTGGTCGGCGGTGCCACGGACACCGCGGAGTACCGTGCGCGGATGGCCCGCATCGCCGACTCCCTCGCGTCGGCCGGGTCACGGCTCGTCCTGTGCGGGCGGCCACCGCTGGACCCTGGCACGCCGGTGACGGTCATCGAGTACGACAACGAGGGCGGAGCCTACGCCCTGTGCGCGCACGTCCTCGCCCAGGGTCACCGGCGGGTCCTGTTTCTCGGGGGCAAGCCGGACAGCACCACGGCCCTGGGCCGCGAGCGCGGTTACCTCGCCGCTCACCGGGCACGCGGCCTCGAACCCGACCCGGCGCTGCGTCCGACCGGCGACTTCACCCGCGACTCGGGCCACCGCCTGATGCGCCGGGCGCTGGAGCAGGACCTGGACTTCACGGCGGTGATGGCCTCCACCGACATGGTCGCCTCTGGCGCCCTGACCGCCCTGCACGAGGCGGGTCTGCGCGTCCCGGCCGACGTCTCCCTCGTCGGCTACGACGACATCCCCTTCGCCCGCGACCTCCACCCCCCGCTGACGACGGTCCACGTCCCCTACGAGGAACTGGGCCGCCTGGCTGTCCGCACCGCCCTGGGCCGCACGCCGGATGCCCCGAACGAACACCTTCTCCTGGGGACACATGTAGTGGTGCGCGACTCTGTGGCGGGGCCAGCGGGTGGGGCCCGCCGATAG
- a CDS encoding alginate lyase family protein gives MSRTSPHQPLQKPELSRRGLLRATGGLTAALAVGTGADALTGGTADAAPATFTHPGMLHAYGELNRAKVRVAAGDDPWLPGWNRLTANGHSAGTWTPTPQATIIRGGTGENYGILYNDIHAAYQNALRWKIAGTAANGDTAVKILNAWSAKLTTVTGNADRFLAAGIYGYQFANAAELMRGYAGFDLARFKTMMLDVFYPLNNDFLLNHNTACITNYWANWDLCNMNSILAIGILCDDAAKYDQAVNYFKNGAGNGSISHAIPFVYDSQGLAQYQESGRDQGHTMMGMGQLGAFCEMAWSQGDDLYGYSNDRIMKCAQYVAKYNLGQDVPYATYTWGTGQSCAQQSQTVISSASRGEIRPVWDILYYHYARRRGLSVPYIQAMAESVRPEGGGGDYGPNSGGFDQLGFGTLMYAK, from the coding sequence ATGAGCCGCACATCCCCCCACCAGCCACTCCAAAAGCCTGAGTTGAGCCGCCGCGGTCTCCTGAGGGCCACCGGCGGTCTCACCGCCGCACTCGCCGTCGGCACCGGTGCCGACGCCCTGACCGGTGGTACCGCGGACGCCGCACCGGCGACCTTCACCCACCCCGGAATGCTGCACGCCTACGGAGAGCTCAACCGCGCCAAGGTACGGGTCGCCGCGGGCGACGACCCGTGGCTCCCCGGCTGGAACCGCCTGACCGCCAACGGCCACTCGGCCGGCACCTGGACCCCCACCCCGCAGGCCACCATCATCCGCGGCGGCACCGGCGAGAACTACGGCATCCTCTACAACGACATCCACGCCGCCTACCAGAACGCCCTGCGCTGGAAGATCGCGGGGACCGCCGCCAACGGCGACACGGCCGTCAAGATCCTCAACGCCTGGTCGGCCAAGCTCACCACCGTCACCGGCAACGCCGACCGGTTCCTGGCCGCCGGGATCTACGGCTACCAGTTCGCGAACGCCGCCGAACTCATGCGTGGCTACGCCGGGTTCGACCTCGCGCGGTTCAAGACGATGATGCTCGACGTCTTCTACCCGCTCAACAACGACTTCCTGCTCAACCACAACACCGCCTGCATCACCAACTACTGGGCCAACTGGGATCTGTGCAACATGAACTCGATCCTGGCCATCGGCATCCTCTGCGACGACGCGGCCAAGTACGACCAGGCGGTGAACTACTTCAAGAACGGCGCGGGCAACGGATCCATCTCTCACGCCATCCCGTTCGTCTACGACAGCCAGGGCCTGGCCCAGTACCAGGAGAGCGGCCGGGACCAGGGCCACACCATGATGGGCATGGGTCAGCTCGGCGCCTTCTGCGAGATGGCCTGGTCCCAGGGCGACGACCTGTACGGCTACAGCAACGACCGGATCATGAAGTGTGCCCAGTACGTCGCCAAGTACAACCTCGGCCAGGACGTGCCCTACGCGACGTACACGTGGGGCACGGGCCAGAGCTGCGCCCAGCAGTCGCAGACCGTGATCTCGTCCGCGAGCCGCGGCGAGATCCGGCCGGTCTGGGACATCCTGTACTACCACTACGCGCGCCGCCGCGGGCTCTCCGTCCCGTATATCCAGGCCATGGCGGAGAGCGTCCGCCCCGAGGGCGGCGGCGGGGACTACGGCCCGAACAGCGGAGGCTTCGACCAGCTCGGCTTCGGCACGTTGATGTACGCCAAATAG
- a CDS encoding alginate lyase family protein: protein MTIPATSRRGFLGAAALLLASGASGLLVPGTARADDSTSAGLRAFTHPGLLHSADDLTRMKAAIAAKESPIYDGYLALAAHARSSSSYTVQNTGQITSWGRGPSNFMSQAVVDSAAAYQNALVWSVTGDRAHADKARDILGAWSGSLTAITGADGPLGAGLQAFKFVNAAELLRHTGYDGWTDADVACCEESFLTVWYPALSGYMLYANGNWDLTSLQSILAIGVFCDERPLFEDTLRFAAAGAGNGSVLHRIVTDAGQGQESGRDQGHEQLAVGLLADAAQVAWNQGVDLWGYDAHRILANFEYAARYNLGGDVPFVTDLDRTGKYIKKTVSATGRGTMPPIYEMAYAHYAGVRGLDAPYTKDAVFRGTGGARVVEGSNDDLPSWGTFAYAGATALSPTVPTAPAGVTAVGDDKTVTVTWLPSAWAASYTVRRADAAEGPYEQIASGVDMPTYTDSDVHAGRTYFYTISASNSRGSSDNSTWAAATAGLPEPWSTRDVGEVRIPGAAVFDGERFVLEASGTADTYRLAHLLLHGDGTVTARIVWPLSSQYSKIGVTVRASLDAGAAHAAMLIQGLPLHTWSGVWTVRPKAGATVSATGSTPVPPSQQQTITTNASFPISELGELPDSATPLEAPYVEGAGDGYRLRAPYWVRVTRRGNRCTGAISPDGIRWTEVGSTEVELGRTAYAGLALTSCLGIDEDYAETGTGAFDNVSVISSAGDVWSVPRPTRTAANLRAATGADAVELAWSDPDPAAQYTVLRSTRAGGPYETLATGVGPVGFGTRPRCTDATGTPGTTYHYAVAKTNTGGRGPRSARAHAVMPTPTKPELTSAIAAFANQGGAFRHLLRASHEPVRFTADGLPDGLRVDRRTGLISGTPTQTGEFTVTTTAGNASGTASGTLTLTVGTPPPDPWTYGDLGDVVLDDRDFGTLGVVAIRTPGSTAYDGGAFTVRGAGVDLSVNGQGMTGQFVRQPVTGDCEITTRLLSRTGASADRVGVLMAKSLSPFDQAAGLIVTGGTIAQLMLRKTVAGASAFSGTAAVTLPSLLRLKRAGTAFSAAVSTDDGATWTPLAAGEIPGFGDAPYYVGLVVCSRSPLARCTTEFDEVSITSL from the coding sequence ATGACGATCCCCGCCACGAGCCGCCGGGGCTTCCTCGGCGCCGCGGCCCTGCTGCTGGCGTCGGGCGCGAGCGGACTGCTCGTGCCCGGCACGGCACGGGCCGACGACAGCACCTCAGCCGGCCTCAGGGCCTTCACCCACCCCGGACTCCTGCACAGCGCCGACGACCTGACCCGTATGAAGGCCGCGATCGCCGCGAAGGAATCGCCCATCTACGACGGCTATTTGGCGCTCGCGGCCCACGCGCGCTCCTCGTCGTCGTACACCGTGCAGAACACGGGACAGATCACCTCCTGGGGCCGTGGCCCCTCGAACTTCATGAGCCAGGCGGTCGTCGACTCGGCCGCCGCCTACCAGAACGCACTCGTCTGGTCCGTCACCGGCGACCGCGCGCATGCCGACAAGGCCCGCGACATCCTGGGCGCCTGGTCGGGGTCATTGACCGCCATCACCGGAGCGGACGGCCCGCTCGGCGCCGGGCTCCAGGCCTTCAAGTTCGTCAACGCGGCCGAGCTGCTCCGCCACACCGGCTACGACGGCTGGACGGACGCCGACGTCGCGTGCTGCGAGGAGTCCTTCCTCACCGTCTGGTATCCGGCCCTCTCCGGCTACATGCTCTACGCCAACGGCAACTGGGATCTGACGTCCCTTCAATCCATTCTGGCCATCGGCGTGTTCTGCGACGAACGCCCGCTCTTCGAGGACACCCTCCGCTTCGCCGCGGCGGGCGCGGGCAACGGCAGCGTCCTGCACCGCATCGTCACCGACGCCGGACAGGGCCAGGAGAGCGGCCGCGACCAGGGCCACGAACAGCTCGCGGTCGGCCTGCTCGCCGACGCCGCCCAGGTCGCCTGGAACCAGGGCGTCGACCTGTGGGGCTACGACGCCCACCGCATCCTCGCCAACTTCGAGTACGCCGCCCGCTACAACCTCGGTGGTGACGTCCCCTTCGTCACCGACCTCGACCGTACCGGCAAGTACATCAAGAAGACCGTTTCGGCCACCGGGCGCGGCACCATGCCGCCGATCTACGAGATGGCGTACGCGCACTACGCGGGTGTCCGCGGCCTCGACGCCCCGTACACGAAGGACGCCGTCTTCCGCGGCACCGGCGGCGCCCGCGTCGTCGAGGGCAGCAACGACGACCTGCCAAGCTGGGGCACCTTCGCCTACGCCGGCGCGACGGCCCTCTCGCCGACCGTGCCGACGGCTCCGGCGGGCGTCACGGCGGTGGGCGACGACAAGACCGTCACCGTGACCTGGCTGCCGTCCGCGTGGGCCGCCTCCTACACGGTCCGGCGGGCCGACGCAGCCGAGGGCCCGTACGAGCAGATCGCGTCCGGCGTCGACATGCCGACGTACACCGACAGCGATGTACACGCCGGCCGTACGTACTTCTACACGATCTCCGCCTCCAACTCCCGGGGCAGCAGTGATAATTCGACCTGGGCGGCGGCCACCGCCGGGCTCCCCGAACCCTGGTCGACCCGGGACGTCGGCGAGGTGCGGATCCCCGGCGCCGCTGTCTTCGACGGCGAGCGGTTCGTGCTGGAGGCATCCGGCACCGCCGACACCTACCGCCTGGCACACCTTTTGCTGCACGGCGACGGCACGGTCACCGCACGGATCGTGTGGCCGCTCAGCTCGCAGTACTCCAAGATCGGTGTCACGGTCCGCGCCTCCCTCGACGCGGGCGCGGCACACGCCGCCATGCTGATCCAGGGGCTGCCGCTGCACACCTGGAGCGGCGTGTGGACCGTACGCCCAAAGGCGGGGGCGACGGTCTCCGCCACCGGCAGCACACCCGTGCCGCCGTCCCAGCAGCAGACGATCACCACTAACGCATCCTTCCCGATCTCCGAACTCGGCGAGCTGCCGGACTCGGCCACGCCGCTGGAAGCGCCGTACGTCGAGGGCGCGGGCGACGGCTACCGGCTGCGGGCGCCGTACTGGGTTCGGGTGACCCGGAGGGGCAACCGCTGTACCGGGGCCATCTCGCCGGACGGTATCCGGTGGACCGAAGTCGGCTCCACAGAAGTCGAGTTGGGGCGTACCGCGTACGCGGGCCTCGCCCTCACCTCCTGCCTTGGCATCGACGAGGACTACGCCGAGACCGGTACCGGCGCCTTCGACAACGTCAGCGTGATCTCCTCCGCCGGCGATGTCTGGTCGGTGCCGCGCCCCACGCGCACCGCCGCCAACCTGCGCGCTGCCACGGGCGCCGACGCCGTCGAGCTGGCCTGGAGTGACCCGGACCCCGCGGCCCAGTACACGGTGCTGCGCTCCACACGCGCCGGCGGACCCTACGAGACCCTCGCCACCGGCGTCGGCCCGGTCGGCTTCGGCACCCGACCCCGGTGCACCGACGCGACGGGGACGCCCGGAACGACCTACCACTACGCGGTCGCCAAGACCAATACCGGCGGTCGCGGTCCGCGTTCGGCGCGCGCGCACGCCGTGATGCCGACGCCGACCAAGCCTGAACTCACCTCCGCGATTGCCGCGTTCGCGAACCAGGGCGGCGCCTTCCGCCATCTGCTGCGGGCCTCGCACGAGCCCGTACGGTTTACCGCGGACGGCCTGCCCGACGGGCTCCGCGTCGACCGGCGCACCGGTCTCATCTCCGGAACCCCCACCCAGACAGGTGAGTTCACCGTCACCACGACCGCGGGCAACGCGTCCGGGACCGCTTCCGGCACCCTGACTCTCACGGTGGGCACGCCCCCACCCGACCCGTGGACGTACGGCGACCTCGGCGACGTCGTCCTCGACGACCGGGACTTCGGGACCCTCGGCGTGGTGGCGATCCGTACCCCCGGCAGCACGGCGTACGACGGGGGAGCCTTCACGGTCCGCGGCGCGGGGGTCGACCTGTCCGTCAACGGCCAGGGAATGACGGGCCAGTTCGTACGACAGCCCGTTACCGGCGACTGCGAGATCACCACCCGGCTTCTCTCGCGTACCGGCGCCAGTGCGGATCGGGTGGGGGTGCTCATGGCCAAGTCCCTGTCGCCGTTCGACCAGGCGGCCGGGTTGATCGTCACGGGCGGCACCATCGCGCAGCTCATGCTCCGCAAGACCGTGGCGGGTGCCTCCGCCTTCTCCGGCACCGCCGCGGTCACCCTCCCCAGCCTGCTGCGACTGAAGCGCGCCGGGACCGCCTTCAGCGCAGCCGTCTCCACCGACGACGGCGCCACCTGGACCCCCCTCGCCGCGGGAGAGATCCCCGGCTTCGGTGACGCCCCCTACTACGTGGGCCTCGTGGTCTGCTCGCGCAGCCCCCTGGCCCGCTGCACCACCGAGTTCGACGAGGTGAGCATCACCTCCCTCTAG
- a CDS encoding glycosyl hydrolase family 28 protein, whose amino-acid sequence MNTPLSRRTALQAAGATVLAAGLSGGLTATAVHADDNSAPKLVTYPRPSTMPTNTSFKVRVRVVPDGEWQTLDIWRPRLEEINPTTGSGKVWDTSMVYFDFRGSVELEITYLKGGTTKARVRPDALGITPELLGDTVRFTLDEPRDVVVQTNDQVFDCLHVFTNHIDPDPPAADDPDVIYFGPGMHTVTGGVLTVPSGKTVYLEGGAVLAAQVYFKDVEKASLTGHGMLYAGTANGVLCEGSKNIRVEDVIVMNPGGGYIATLGESENVHIKNLRGFSSRGNGDGIDVFSSSSVVIDGCFLRNSDDCIAIYAHRWDYYGDTRDITVQNCILWADVAHPINVGTHGNTDAPEVLENLVFKNLDILDHREPQMGYQGCIALNPGDSNLIKNVLIEDVRIEDFRWGQVIHMRVMYNTKYNTSVGRGIEDVYVKNLTYTGTHANPSLFLGYDADHAIKDVTFENLVINGTVIADSMKKPKWYATTDSVQWYYNEHVLNLTFLTTAEAEAAAAS is encoded by the coding sequence ATGAACACGCCACTGTCCCGCCGCACCGCACTCCAGGCGGCGGGTGCCACCGTGCTCGCAGCCGGTCTGTCCGGCGGTCTGACCGCCACGGCGGTCCACGCGGACGACAACTCCGCGCCGAAGCTGGTCACCTACCCGCGCCCGTCCACCATGCCGACCAACACCAGCTTCAAGGTGCGGGTCCGTGTCGTCCCCGACGGCGAGTGGCAGACCCTGGACATCTGGCGGCCACGGCTGGAGGAGATCAACCCCACCACCGGGTCGGGCAAGGTCTGGGACACGTCGATGGTGTACTTCGACTTCCGCGGCTCCGTCGAACTTGAGATCACCTACCTCAAGGGCGGCACCACCAAGGCCCGCGTGAGACCCGATGCGCTCGGCATCACCCCCGAACTGCTCGGCGACACCGTCCGTTTCACCCTCGACGAGCCGCGGGACGTCGTCGTCCAGACCAACGACCAGGTCTTCGACTGCCTGCATGTGTTCACCAACCACATCGACCCCGACCCGCCCGCCGCCGACGACCCGGACGTCATCTACTTCGGCCCCGGCATGCACACCGTCACGGGCGGCGTCCTCACCGTCCCCAGCGGCAAGACCGTCTACCTGGAGGGCGGCGCCGTCCTGGCCGCCCAGGTCTACTTCAAGGACGTGGAGAAGGCCTCCCTCACCGGGCACGGCATGCTCTACGCGGGCACGGCGAACGGCGTCCTGTGCGAGGGCAGCAAGAACATCCGGGTCGAGGACGTCATCGTCATGAACCCGGGGGGCGGCTACATAGCCACCCTCGGCGAGAGCGAGAACGTCCACATCAAGAATCTGCGCGGGTTCAGCTCGCGGGGCAACGGCGACGGCATCGACGTCTTCTCCAGCAGCAGCGTCGTCATCGACGGCTGCTTCCTGCGCAACTCCGACGACTGCATCGCGATCTATGCCCACCGCTGGGACTACTACGGCGACACCCGCGACATCACCGTCCAGAACTGCATCCTGTGGGCGGACGTCGCGCACCCGATCAACGTCGGCACGCACGGCAACACCGACGCCCCCGAGGTGCTGGAGAACCTGGTCTTCAAGAACCTCGACATCCTCGACCACCGCGAGCCCCAGATGGGCTACCAGGGCTGCATCGCCCTCAACCCCGGCGACTCCAACCTCATCAAGAACGTGCTGATCGAGGACGTGCGCATCGAGGACTTCCGCTGGGGCCAGGTGATCCACATGCGGGTCATGTACAACACCAAGTACAACACCTCGGTCGGCCGTGGCATCGAGGACGTCTACGTCAAGAACCTCACCTACACGGGCACGCACGCCAACCCGTCGCTCTTCCTCGGCTACGACGCCGACCACGCCATCAAGGACGTCACCTTCGAGAACCTGGTGATCAACGGGACAGTTATCGCCGACTCGATGAAGAAGCCCAAGTGGTACGCGACCACCGACTCGGTGCAGTGGTACTACAACGAGCACGTCCTGAACCTCACGTTCCTCACCACCGCCGAGGCCGAGGCGGCCGCCGCGTCATGA